The Candidatus Denitrolinea symbiosum DNA window TCATGGGAATTTTACTCTCGGCTTGCTCAGGCGGCGCGCCGGCGGATGTCGCTGGCGAGTGGCGGCTGGTTTCGTACGGCCCTGTGTCCAACCAGAAACCAGTCGAGCAGGATACCTCCATCACCTTCAGCGCGGACGGCCGCTTCAACGGCAACCTCGGATGCAATACCTTCGGCGGCAGTTACAAGGTTTCGGGCGCGAAGATCGAGTTCGGCGCCGGCATGACCACGCTGATGGCGTGCCAGCCGCCCATTGACCAACAGGAGAGCGCGGTCCTGGCAGTGCTTGCAGACACCGCCGCGTTCACCTTGACCGGCGACACGCTGACCATCGTCTCGGCGGACGGCAGCTCGTCGGTGAGGCTGATGAAGAAGTAAAAGCGTCCGCGAAAAGCGACAATAAGAAAGCCTCGGAGATTTTCACCTCCGAGGCTTTTTCAGCGCTTACTGATCGCTGCTTACTGATCACTGTTCACTGATTACTGGCTCTCGTAATCCTCCGGCAGCCAGCAGCACAGCGCCAGTTCGCGCGCCGCTTTGACTTCGTCCATGCGTCCAAACGGCGTGATGTGCGGCGCGTTGTGCAGCAATTCGGGACTGGTCTTCGCCTCCTCCGCGATCTTGATCATGGCGTTGGCGAAGGCGTCGAGCGTGTCCTTGTTCTCGGTCTCGGTCGGCTCGATCATCAGCGCTTCGCGGACGATGAGCGGGAAGTAGTTCGTCGGCGGATGGAAGTTGTAATCCATCAGGCGTTTGGCGATGTCGAGGGCGCGCACGTCGCTGCCTTCGAACTGTCCCTCGGCGACGAACTCGTGCATGCAGATGCGGTCGTACGGGACATGATACGTGTCGCGCAGGCGCGCCAGCAGGTAATTCGCGTTCAACACCGCGTATTGGGCGATGTCCTTGAGCCCGTCCGGCCCTTGCATGGCGATGTAGGTATAGGTGCGCACCAGGCCGCCGCCAAAGTGACCGTGGAAGGCCTTCATCCGCCCGATGGATTTGGCGGGTTTGACGAAGCCGAAGAGTGGAGGCTGGTCGTCGCTTTCGTCCTCGACGATGCCGACCAGCGGTTCGGGCAGGAAGTCCGCGAGATGCGCCGCGACGCCGACGGGACCCGAACCCGGTCCGCCGCCTCCGTGCGGGACGGCGAAGGTCTTGTGCAGGTTGAAGTGCATCACGTCAATACCCAGGTCGCCGGGGCGGACGATGCCGAGCAGCGCGTTCAAGTTCGCGCCGTCGCCGTAGACGAGACCTCCGCAGTCGTGGACCATCTTGACCACCTGCTCGATGTTCTCGTCGAACATGCCGAGCGTGTTCGGGTTGGTGACCATGATGCCGACCACGGTGTCGTCGCATTGGGCTTTCAGGGCCTCGAGGTCCACGTTGCCGCGCGCGTCGCTGGGGATTTGGACGACCTGCAGCCCGATCATCCCCGACGAGGCGGGGTTCGTCCCGTGCGCGGAATCGGGGATCAGCATCTTGACGCGCTTCGTATCGCCGCGCGAGGCGTGATAGGCGCGCATCATCAGCACGCCGGTGAACTCTCCGTGCGCGCCCGCGGCGGGCTGGAGGGTGATGGCCGCGAACCCGCTGATCTCTTTCAGCCATTCCTGCAGCTGGTACATCAACGCCAGGTTGCCCTGCACGGTCTCGATGGGCTGGAGCGGATGCGTGTGCACGAACCCGGGCAGGCGGCAGGTGTCTTCGTCTATCTTCGGGTTGTATTTCATCGTGCAGGAGCCGAGCGGATAGAAGCCGCTGTCCACCGAGTAGTTGAATTTACTGAGGCGCATGTAGTGGCGGACGACGTCCACTTCGGCGAGTTCGGGCAGGGGCAGGCTGGGGCGGAGTAAATGCTCGGGAGGCAGAGCCGCCGCGGGGACGTCGGAAGCGGGGAAGGTCACGCCGGTGCGCCCGGGCGAGGACAGGTCGAAGACGGTCGGTTCGACGATCTTGATTGCGTCAGTCATGGTTCGCCTCCGCGAGGACCTCGGCCAGCAGGTCAATTTCTTCTTTGGAATTCATTTCGGTGACGGCGACGAGCATATGGTCGGACAGTTCGGGATAGTCCTGGCCCAGGTCGTAGCCGCCGAGGATGCCGTGGTCGAGCAGGCGCGCGTTGATCTCGGCGACGGGCTTCGGGCAGCGCAGCGTGAATTCGTGGAAGAACGGGTCGCTGAAGCGCAGGCTGTAGCCGGGGATCTTGCCGAGGGTCTCGGCGGCGTAATGCGCCTTTTGGTAGCACAGGTTCGCCACCTGCTTCATGCCGGTCTTGCCGAGCGCCGACATGTAGATCGCCGCGCCGAGCGCCAGCAGGCCCTGGTTCGAGCAGATGTTGGAGGTGGCGCGCTCGCGTTTGATGTGCTGCTCGCGGGCGGTGAGCGTCAGCACGTAGGCGCGTTGGCCGCGGTTGTCCACCGTCTCGCCGACGAGGCGTCCCGCCATTTTGTGGACGTAGGATTTGCGCGTGGTGAAGAAGCCGAGCGACGGGCCGCCGTACCACATCGGCAGGCCGAGCGGCTGGGCTTCGCCGACGACGATGTCCGCGCCCATCGAAGCGGGCGTCTTGAGCAGGGCCAGCGCGGTCGGGTTGGCGACGACGCAGACGAGCGCGCCTTTGGCGTGCGCGTCCTCGATGAGTTTGGAATAGTCGTAGATGCGCCCGAAGAAGTCGGGATATTGGACGAGGACGAGGCAGGTCTGGTCGTCAATTTGACCGGTCAACGCTTCGGGACCGTCCTCGAGGCGGACGGCCGCGTCCCCGGCCAGCTCCACGCCCATGCCCTGCGTGTACGTGCGGATCACGGCCCGGTATTGCGGGTGCAGGGACGGCGAGACGACCGCCTTCGGGCGTTTGCCGCGAAACTGCGCGAACGCCAGGTTGACGGCCTCCGCCGCCGCGGTGGCGCCGTCGTAGTGCGAGGCGTTCGAGACCTCCATGCCCGTCAACGCGCTCATCAGGGACTGGTACTCGAAAATGGATTGCAGGGTCCCTTGCGAGATTTCGGGCTGGTAGGGCGTGTAGGCGGTGTAGAATTCGCCGCGGCGCAGCATGTGGTCAATGACCGAGGGGATGTAGTGGTTGTACATGCCTGCGCCGAGGAAGGAGATCAAATCGCCGCGCACGGTCTCGTTGCTGTCGGCGATGTCGGATAGTTCGGCCGCGGCCTCCATTTCGGTCAACGCGGGAGGCAGGTCGAGAGTCGGGAAGCGGCGCCAGGCGGGGATGTCCTTGAAGAGATCGTCCAGCGTTTTCACGCCGATGGTCTCCAGCATCGCGTCCCGTTCTTTGGGACTTATCGGGATATAGGTCATGGGAACTCCATGGGCCAGCAATCAATTTTCAGCGGAACCACTGATCACTGATTACTGAACGCTGCCTAATGCGCGCGTCCCGTGCAATATTCTTCGTACGCGGCCGCGTCCATGACCTCGCCGGGCGCGCCGCCCTCGACCTGGACCATCCAGCCTTCGCCGTAGGGATCGCTGTTGAGCGTCTCGGGTTTTTCGGCCAGGCCGGCGTTGACCGCGACGACCTTCCCCGAAGCGGCCGCGTAGATCTCCGCCGAGGCTTTGACCGACTCGACCGAGGCGATGGCTTTCCCGGCCTCGACCGTGTCGCCAGCCTCGACGAGAATCTCGACGAAGACGATGTCGGAGAGTTGGCTCTGGGCGTAGTCGCTCAGTCCCATTTTGCCGCTGGCAGGATCGAACCATTCGTCGTTCTGGGTGTATTTCAAGTTGGCAGGGGCGTTCATTTTTTGTCTCCTTGCGTGAAATGTTTGGCGAATCAAAAAAGGACACGCGGTTTTAACGCCGCGCGTCCTCTGTAGTTTGACCTGAGAGATTAGTTTAGTCGTCTGGTCGTTTAGTCACTTGGCCGCCTGGTCTCGACCATTTGACCACGCGACCGTCTGACCATCAGGCCATTCGACTAACTTTACACCGTCGGTGTCCCGTGCGGGACTTTCCAGAGTCGGTTCGGATGCAGGGTCCTTTTGCCTGAGAGTTTCATCTGGGTTCGCCTGTTCCAGATTTGCACCTTCGGCGCTCGACGCATTTTACGTTCGAGTCTCTTCCCTGCAACCCGTTCGATTGTGCGATGATTTTAAGTTGCAGAGAGGATGAAGTCAAGGGACAAACGTCACGATTCGGGAAATCCCCTTCACGCCACTTTGCGCGGCGGACGCGGAAGCAGGCTGGTTTGCTGAAAGCGAGACGGAATCGAACGTTGACGGACGCGCCGCGTCAGCGCTGAATGTCTTGAATCGTTCGGAAAATATAGATGGCGTTTTCTCAAAATAAATTGGCGAGCGAGTATATAATTAAGGACAAATTTTTTTGTTGCAAACGGCTCAATAGCCTGCCGTCACGAGCGTCGTTTACGCTGCGCTGCGTTCGGCGCCATGTCGGTAAAAAGGGACGTTTGCAATAAAACGAAGATCAACCGCCAACTTCTCGACAAACTAAGGAGAATTGAAATGAAACGTATCACTGCCTTCCTTTTGCTTTTGATATTGTTTGTTTTTCCCGTTTCGGTTTTGGCGGATGTTGCGCCGCCGACTAATCCGCCAGGCTCGAACCCGCAGCCAGGATCGGAAATTACGCAAGTGCGGATGGTGTCGGAGAACGTGCTGATCGAAGTAAGCGGCGGCACGGAGCCAAAGTCGCTGGGAGAGGCTCGCGTCACTGCCAGCTTCATCATGCGGAATCTGGGCGCGTCCGATGAAAGTATGGCTGCCCGTTTTCCGATATCGGTCAATGATGGTTTCTTTAACTATCCCGAGATCACCGATCTTAAAATCAAG harbors:
- a CDS encoding glycine dehydrogenase (aminomethyl-transferring) is translated as MTDAIKIVEPTVFDLSSPGRTGVTFPASDVPAAALPPEHLLRPSLPLPELAEVDVVRHYMRLSKFNYSVDSGFYPLGSCTMKYNPKIDEDTCRLPGFVHTHPLQPIETVQGNLALMYQLQEWLKEISGFAAITLQPAAGAHGEFTGVLMMRAYHASRGDTKRVKMLIPDSAHGTNPASSGMIGLQVVQIPSDARGNVDLEALKAQCDDTVVGIMVTNPNTLGMFDENIEQVVKMVHDCGGLVYGDGANLNALLGIVRPGDLGIDVMHFNLHKTFAVPHGGGGPGSGPVGVAAHLADFLPEPLVGIVEDESDDQPPLFGFVKPAKSIGRMKAFHGHFGGGLVRTYTYIAMQGPDGLKDIAQYAVLNANYLLARLRDTYHVPYDRICMHEFVAEGQFEGSDVRALDIAKRLMDYNFHPPTNYFPLIVREALMIEPTETENKDTLDAFANAMIKIAEEAKTSPELLHNAPHITPFGRMDEVKAARELALCCWLPEDYESQ
- a CDS encoding glycine dehydrogenase (aminomethyl-transferring) → MTYIPISPKERDAMLETIGVKTLDDLFKDIPAWRRFPTLDLPPALTEMEAAAELSDIADSNETVRGDLISFLGAGMYNHYIPSVIDHMLRRGEFYTAYTPYQPEISQGTLQSIFEYQSLMSALTGMEVSNASHYDGATAAAEAVNLAFAQFRGKRPKAVVSPSLHPQYRAVIRTYTQGMGVELAGDAAVRLEDGPEALTGQIDDQTCLVLVQYPDFFGRIYDYSKLIEDAHAKGALVCVVANPTALALLKTPASMGADIVVGEAQPLGLPMWYGGPSLGFFTTRKSYVHKMAGRLVGETVDNRGQRAYVLTLTAREQHIKRERATSNICSNQGLLALGAAIYMSALGKTGMKQVANLCYQKAHYAAETLGKIPGYSLRFSDPFFHEFTLRCPKPVAEINARLLDHGILGGYDLGQDYPELSDHMLVAVTEMNSKEEIDLLAEVLAEANHD
- a CDS encoding glycine cleavage system protein H is translated as MNAPANLKYTQNDEWFDPASGKMGLSDYAQSQLSDIVFVEILVEAGDTVEAGKAIASVESVKASAEIYAAASGKVVAVNAGLAEKPETLNSDPYGEGWMVQVEGGAPGEVMDAAAYEEYCTGRAH